Proteins encoded within one genomic window of Methanolacinia paynteri:
- a CDS encoding HEAT repeat domain-containing protein codes for MKFRAIHIASILILTAFIFTAACTGSSGQDNSEISRYIEDLYSDDKDTVTSAVKELAASGEAAVNPLINVFSSGNRQASGYAAVALVYIGEPAIEPLTKKLDSDNEDESDWASNTLALMGSKAVPDLIEIVNTGSDTEKEQAAITLIKIGDNALPLLNLELNTNAEADQAEIISIIRSIEATQNLQEKLNYTGTG; via the coding sequence ATGAAATTCAGGGCAATTCATATCGCTTCAATACTGATACTCACAGCATTCATTTTTACTGCTGCATGTACCGGTTCGTCAGGGCAGGACAATAGTGAAATTTCCAGGTATATTGAAGACCTGTATTCAGATGACAAGGATACGGTGACATCGGCTGTAAAAGAACTTGCAGCCAGCGGTGAGGCAGCGGTAAATCCCCTGATCAATGTATTCTCTTCAGGGAATCGGCAGGCTTCGGGTTACGCAGCCGTAGCTCTTGTATATATCGGAGAACCTGCGATCGAACCTCTCACCAAAAAGCTTGATTCAGATAACGAAGACGAGAGTGATTGGGCCTCAAATACACTGGCACTGATGGGCAGTAAAGCTGTTCCGGATCTTATAGAGATAGTAAATACCGGAAGCGACACAGAAAAAGAGCAGGCTGCAATAACGCTCATTAAGATCGGGGATAACGCGCTTCCTCTGCTAAATCTGGAACTCAATACCAATGCGGAGGCGGATCAGGCAGAGATCATCTCGATTATCCGGTCAATAGAAGCAACACAAAACCTGCAGGAAAAGTTAAACTATACGGGAACTGGATAA
- a CDS encoding PP2C family protein-serine/threonine phosphatase, whose protein sequence is MEYSCVSIAGKRRHNEDSCLASQIKDGLLMAVADGIGGHAAGDVASRIAIDTLRSEFSKNYRAGMSAAEIEKLLRNSFAMADENVSTLAVGDRAGMGTTLVAAFVRDLEVFIANTGDSRVYLFNGMLKQITVDHSLVQELVDKGAIDPEKRRTHPMKNVITRSIGGDFSVDLYHIGINSGEVLLLSSDGLHDYIEDDVISDGLNSVETANGTARLLVKSAMPVSEDNISVVVLKR, encoded by the coding sequence ATGGAATACAGCTGTGTTTCGATTGCAGGAAAAAGGCGGCACAATGAGGACTCCTGTTTAGCTTCACAAATTAAGGACGGCCTTCTTATGGCGGTTGCCGACGGGATAGGAGGTCATGCTGCCGGTGATGTGGCATCACGCATAGCCATAGATACCCTGCGTTCAGAGTTCTCAAAAAATTACAGGGCGGGCATGAGTGCCGCTGAAATTGAAAAGTTATTGAGAAATTCATTTGCGATGGCCGATGAAAATGTCAGCACTCTGGCCGTAGGAGACAGGGCCGGAATGGGTACAACGCTCGTTGCCGCATTTGTCCGTGATTTGGAAGTTTTCATTGCAAATACCGGCGATTCAAGGGTTTATCTCTTTAACGGAATGCTAAAGCAGATAACCGTGGATCATTCTCTTGTTCAGGAACTTGTGGATAAAGGAGCAATAGATCCTGAAAAAAGGAGGACGCACCCGATGAAGAACGTCATAACAAGATCTATCGGCGGAGACTTTTCCGTAGATCTGTATCATATAGGGATCAATTCAGGAGAGGTTCTTCTTTTATCCAGCGACGGTCTTCATGATTATATAGAAGATGATGTTATATCAGATGGGCTGAATTCGGTGGAAACTGCGAACGGAACTGCCAGACTGCTCGTCAAATCCGCCATGCCTGTCTCGGAGGACAATATTTCGGTTGTTGTTTTGAAAAGATAA
- a CDS encoding rubrerythrin family protein, with the protein MTTKDDAAEAFAGESQANRKYKIFSEKADAEGYSNVAKLYRAASEAEAIHAKRLLFLLQQVNSTEENLKKSIEGETSEYTSMYPSFVKDAEKENDKEAGTIFTHAMKAEEVHAANYGRALEAVAGGNDLEVSKVFLCPVCGNIVFDSVPDTCPICGVPGRMFKEIE; encoded by the coding sequence ATGACAACGAAAGATGATGCGGCAGAAGCCTTTGCAGGCGAATCCCAGGCAAACAGGAAGTACAAAATATTTTCGGAAAAAGCCGATGCTGAGGGCTACTCAAATGTTGCAAAATTGTACAGGGCTGCTTCTGAAGCAGAGGCAATTCATGCCAAGAGACTCCTCTTTCTCCTCCAGCAGGTAAATTCAACAGAAGAAAACCTGAAAAAATCCATTGAAGGAGAGACATCAGAGTACACCTCCATGTATCCTTCATTTGTCAAAGATGCCGAGAAGGAAAATGACAAGGAAGCAGGAACGATATTCACCCATGCAATGAAGGCCGAAGAGGTCCATGCAGCAAACTATGGCAGGGCCCTTGAAGCTGTTGCCGGCGGTAACGACCTCGAGGTCTCCAAAGTATTCTTATGCCCTGTATGCGGGAATATAGTGTTTGACTCAGTGCCCGACACATGCCCCATATGCGGCGTTCCCGGAAGAATGTTTAAAGAGATCGAATAA
- a CDS encoding FHA domain-containing protein, whose protein sequence is MSGGINDKTIAISSDPDFYEDLSEYLNVLSNPTRLRILKLIENHPKEVREIAREIDTSYENTKKHLDKLLKTGVIKKEAGMGRQTSKGALPVWKYSLIPGGMEGIIRNLSIFSNIDVRIGHEELNAKLDEVRKLLSEDNSTGVPLIVVLGGECDGEAYALKEDEIRIGREDNKSPEFSNSDNAIVLPNSYEAVTRVSRPHAKFINRKGDWFIEDCGSTGGTYINNTKIQACRETSVIDGDMIDLARGSKGARIIFNLTHKDTPE, encoded by the coding sequence ATGAGCGGTGGTATTAATGACAAAACAATTGCGATATCCTCGGATCCGGATTTTTATGAGGACCTCTCGGAATACCTGAACGTCCTGTCAAATCCTACAAGGCTCAGGATCCTGAAGCTGATTGAAAACCACCCAAAAGAGGTTCGCGAAATCGCCAGGGAGATCGATACGAGCTATGAAAATACAAAAAAACATCTCGATAAACTGCTTAAGACAGGTGTCATAAAGAAAGAAGCCGGGATGGGCAGGCAGACCTCAAAAGGAGCACTTCCAGTATGGAAATATTCACTTATCCCCGGCGGAATGGAAGGAATTATCCGCAACCTCAGTATCTTTTCAAATATCGATGTAAGGATAGGGCATGAGGAATTAAACGCCAAACTGGACGAGGTCAGGAAACTTCTTTCAGAGGACAACAGCACAGGTGTCCCGCTGATAGTTGTTCTTGGCGGCGAATGCGACGGAGAGGCCTATGCCTTAAAAGAAGACGAAATCCGGATAGGTCGTGAAGACAACAAATCCCCTGAATTCAGTAATTCCGACAATGCCATAGTCCTTCCCAACTCCTATGAGGCAGTAACAAGGGTAAGCAGGCCGCATGCCAAGTTTATCAATCGCAAAGGGGACTGGTTCATAGAAGACTGCGGAAGTACGGGAGGTACATATATCAATAATACAAAGATTCAGGCCTGCCGTGAGACATCCGTTATCGACGGGGATATGATCGATCTTGCAAGAGGATCGAAAGGAGCAAGAATCATCTTCAATCTGACTCATAAAGACACACCTGAATAA
- a CDS encoding protein kinase domain-containing protein produces MVILFLFFLLLVSPVAAVNNTSSSEGIINQTVTNSIAAAVAGAEPGSVLLIESGEWGGNFIIDKPISLLGMDSGTGKPHIITKEGLAGITITSDNVTIEGFTISGDADCAVWIEGNDTTISDNTFLGTPIAISIISGSGLSFSGNSINNHSVGIYADKNVSGIITLNNFDNRVNAKSLTTTLNWSSDNSSYLYENDIYNSSLGNYWDDYKGSDDDGNGIGSTPYMPYTSASDIRDAVGSDFIGSLSDEGVKQIYEGYWKGLFRNENYVKDKYPLISENSMYVVVPKTTQADIITAGGVNGTGPTGIPIIQLPENISINLSVPGGKENISVQATPGGTGGDPARIEPMLYLQSPVEIVLVMVLIAGVFVGLIGIMGKFGRMYGLKGGRKYEVVFMGLAFGAMSIALLYTVVSYTSRLIYGFIDYGMIQVAFIFITTFLITSSAFLALGLLSGRFPVNVYRLQCPVAIVATVLMGISLYTVPVELGPVTGMAYPAALLLSIVLPLVFRHRFKSLVMRWYAENGDVTASSFDPDSTSLFMKEEDIMSSSLSSSYFPESLHDKYSDVEFIGKGGIARVFKAKRRKDGVVVAVKVPINFDETTGRLFLKEMRIWEGLEHPNIAKLNSVNIFPVPYVEMEYLETPLAALEKPLPPVESLRIIYDVAEGLSYAHSRGIIHRDIKPQNIMLSADKTAKITDWGLGKIMSDGNETTIIGFSLNYAAPEQVAPKTFGYPDERTDIYQLGIVFYELITGKKPFSGSGVAEVTDEILHLQPVVPSEAGALDDLFDDVVMKCLNKNQDERFSSVDEFKKFLTGIVLQNDNLKEFFKDVEPSG; encoded by the coding sequence ATGGTTATTTTATTTCTTTTCTTCCTGCTTCTTGTCTCACCGGTTGCAGCAGTAAATAATACCAGCAGCAGTGAAGGAATTATAAATCAGACAGTCACGAACAGCATTGCTGCAGCAGTAGCAGGAGCTGAACCAGGTTCTGTTCTGTTGATCGAGAGCGGTGAATGGGGGGGCAATTTCATAATTGATAAACCGATCTCCCTCCTTGGAATGGATAGCGGGACGGGAAAACCGCATATTATTACCAAAGAGGGGCTTGCCGGGATTACAATAACTTCAGATAACGTAACCATCGAGGGATTTACAATCTCTGGCGATGCCGACTGCGCAGTATGGATTGAGGGAAACGATACGACAATCTCCGACAACACCTTTCTCGGAACTCCGATAGCTATAAGCATCATATCCGGGAGCGGGCTTTCGTTTTCAGGGAATTCCATAAATAACCATAGTGTCGGCATATACGCGGATAAGAATGTTTCCGGTATTATAACCCTGAATAATTTTGACAACAGGGTGAATGCGAAATCCCTGACGACGACCCTGAACTGGTCCTCGGACAATTCTTCGTATCTTTACGAAAATGATATCTATAATTCGTCTCTGGGGAACTACTGGGACGATTACAAGGGGAGTGATGATGACGGAAACGGCATAGGCAGCACTCCTTATATGCCCTATACCTCGGCATCGGATATCCGGGATGCCGTGGGCTCTGACTTTATCGGTTCGCTCTCTGATGAAGGAGTAAAGCAGATCTACGAAGGATACTGGAAAGGTCTTTTCAGGAATGAGAATTATGTGAAGGATAAGTATCCGCTGATATCTGAAAATTCAATGTATGTGGTAGTCCCGAAGACAACGCAGGCCGATATCATTACTGCAGGCGGTGTCAACGGTACGGGACCGACGGGAATTCCGATTATACAGCTGCCGGAGAATATTTCTATAAACCTGAGCGTTCCCGGGGGTAAAGAGAATATTTCGGTTCAGGCTACCCCGGGTGGCACTGGCGGTGATCCGGCCAGAATCGAGCCGATGCTCTACCTCCAGAGTCCGGTTGAGATCGTTTTGGTTATGGTTCTTATTGCCGGGGTATTCGTCGGATTAATTGGGATTATGGGAAAGTTCGGGAGAATGTACGGTTTGAAAGGCGGGAGGAAGTATGAAGTCGTCTTCATGGGTCTTGCCTTTGGCGCCATGTCTATTGCCCTGCTTTACACTGTTGTATCGTATACGTCAAGGCTGATATACGGGTTTATCGATTACGGGATGATTCAGGTTGCTTTCATATTTATTACTACATTCCTGATTACATCATCCGCATTTCTGGCTTTAGGTCTTCTCAGCGGTAGGTTCCCTGTAAACGTCTACCGTCTCCAGTGCCCTGTTGCGATTGTTGCAACAGTTCTCATGGGAATATCTTTGTATACAGTACCTGTGGAACTCGGTCCGGTTACAGGAATGGCATATCCTGCAGCTCTTCTCCTTTCAATAGTTCTTCCGCTTGTCTTCAGGCATCGTTTCAAATCACTGGTCATGAGATGGTACGCAGAGAACGGCGATGTAACGGCCTCTTCGTTCGATCCTGATTCGACTTCGCTCTTCATGAAAGAAGAGGATATTATGAGTTCATCGCTCTCATCTTCCTATTTCCCGGAAAGTCTCCATGATAAATACAGCGATGTCGAATTTATCGGAAAAGGAGGGATCGCCAGGGTTTTTAAAGCAAAAAGGCGAAAAGACGGAGTCGTAGTGGCGGTAAAAGTTCCGATAAACTTTGACGAGACTACCGGAAGGCTGTTTTTGAAGGAGATGAGGATCTGGGAAGGACTGGAGCATCCGAACATTGCCAAACTTAATTCGGTAAATATATTCCCTGTCCCTTATGTAGAGATGGAATATCTTGAAACGCCTCTGGCGGCTCTTGAAAAACCGCTTCCTCCCGTGGAATCGTTAAGGATAATCTATGATGTTGCAGAAGGGCTTTCTTATGCCCATTCGAGAGGCATAATCCACCGTGACATAAAACCCCAGAACATTATGCTTTCTGCAGACAAAACAGCAAAGATTACCGACTGGGGGCTTGGGAAGATAATGTCGGACGGGAATGAAACGACCATTATAGGATTTTCCCTGAATTATGCGGCGCCGGAGCAGGTCGCTCCGAAGACCTTCGGCTATCCTGACGAAAGGACCGATATATACCAGCTTGGAATTGTATTCTATGAGCTGATAACCGGAAAGAAACCATTCTCCGGTTCAGGTGTCGCAGAGGTTACCGACGAGATCCTGCATTTGCAGCCCGTCGTTCCTTCGGAAGCTGGAGCCTTGGATGATCTCTTTGACGATGTAGTCATGAAATGCCTTAATAAGAACCAGGATGAGCGTTTTTCTTCTGTAGATGAGTTTAAAAAATTCCTAACCGGGATTGTCCTTCAAAACGACAACCTGAAGGAATTCTTTAAAGACGTTGAACCGTCCGGTTAA
- a CDS encoding FAD-dependent oxidoreductase gives MEKAVTMPDVKVYSTKQCQYCRLLKAFLDKKGIKYQNIDVGEDIEAAKEMVELSGQYAVPVTVIDGEVIVGYDVRRLNELFGDTGEKGETDIIILGGGPAGLTAAAYAARKLLRCMIITEDIGGQALESWAIENYMGFRIISGSDLMQKFEEQVRNEDIEIEIDKAESIAESDEKFVITTVSGQKFEGKSVIIATGVKPRWLGIKDEEKFIGHGISICSTCDGPLFRNKIVTIIGGGNYAVTTAIEMSKLAKHVNLIVRSKIRADEVYTNQYEGLENVSTYKNYTVSALGGDNMLKAVTIKERDTGEEIKLETDGLFLAIGHDANTGFLEGFVDLNGNGEIITDNNGRTSHKGVFAAGDVTDTESKQVIIASGEGAKAALSAYSFLVNK, from the coding sequence ATGGAAAAAGCAGTTACTATGCCGGATGTAAAAGTTTACTCGACAAAACAATGCCAGTACTGCAGACTGCTCAAGGCGTTTCTTGACAAAAAAGGAATAAAATACCAGAATATTGATGTAGGAGAAGATATTGAAGCAGCCAAAGAGATGGTTGAACTCTCGGGCCAGTATGCGGTACCTGTAACCGTAATCGACGGCGAGGTCATCGTAGGCTATGACGTCAGGAGACTGAACGAACTTTTCGGGGATACCGGGGAGAAAGGTGAAACCGACATTATTATTCTTGGCGGAGGACCTGCAGGGCTTACAGCAGCTGCATATGCAGCGAGAAAGCTGCTTAGATGCATGATAATTACCGAGGATATAGGTGGACAGGCACTGGAATCCTGGGCCATTGAAAATTATATGGGGTTCCGGATAATATCCGGAAGCGATCTCATGCAGAAATTTGAAGAGCAGGTCAGGAATGAGGATATTGAGATCGAGATAGACAAGGCAGAATCGATTGCCGAAAGCGATGAAAAATTCGTCATCACTACGGTGTCCGGGCAGAAATTTGAAGGTAAATCGGTGATTATTGCAACAGGTGTCAAACCCAGGTGGCTTGGAATAAAAGATGAAGAAAAATTTATAGGCCACGGGATCAGCATATGCTCCACCTGCGACGGTCCGCTCTTCCGTAATAAGATCGTGACAATTATCGGAGGAGGAAATTACGCGGTCACGACAGCCATTGAGATGAGCAAACTTGCCAAACATGTAAACCTTATAGTAAGAAGCAAAATCAGGGCGGACGAGGTATACACCAACCAGTATGAGGGGCTTGAGAACGTTTCAACTTATAAAAACTATACTGTAAGCGCCCTTGGGGGGGACAATATGCTCAAAGCGGTTACAATAAAAGAAAGGGATACGGGCGAAGAGATAAAACTTGAAACCGACGGTCTCTTCCTCGCTATCGGACATGATGCAAATACCGGATTTCTTGAAGGCTTCGTCGATCTCAATGGAAACGGGGAGATCATCACAGACAACAACGGCAGGACATCACATAAAGGCGTCTTTGCAGCCGGCGATGTTACCGATACCGAGAGCAAGCAGGTAATTATTGCTTCGGGAGAAGGCGCAAAAGCTGCACTTTCCGCCTATTCTTTCCTTGTGAATAAATAA